Proteins from one Flavobacterium sp. N2038 genomic window:
- a CDS encoding type IX secretion system membrane protein PorP/SprF, translated as MIKNIKKIFAIISMLSVYGAFAQQDPQYTQYMYNTLTVNSAYAGSLGHLTITGLYRTQWVGLDGAPTTQSFSLDTPVGKNLGLGLSVVSEEIGPSEEQYIDGNFSYTIPSGQTHKLSFGIKGGGRVLNIDWSKGSHKDPDVQFRENITNKFLPVVGAGLYWHGERDYIGLSIPNFITKERYNYDDIADDLVNERMHLYLIGGIVFDLSAHTKFKPAMMLKYVAGAPLIADFSANFMFNNCFTLGASYRTSDSVSALASLQISPQFLVGYAYDYTTTELQNYNSGTHEIVLRFELVSRKKGLKSPRFF; from the coding sequence ATGATTAAAAATATAAAAAAGATTTTCGCAATCATTTCGATGCTTTCTGTATATGGAGCATTCGCACAGCAAGATCCGCAGTACACGCAATATATGTATAATACACTTACTGTTAACTCTGCGTATGCCGGCTCGTTAGGACATTTAACAATTACCGGATTATACAGAACACAGTGGGTTGGCCTAGACGGAGCACCAACTACTCAGTCCTTTTCACTAGATACTCCGGTAGGAAAAAATCTAGGTCTGGGTTTATCCGTAGTCAGCGAAGAAATCGGACCATCTGAAGAACAATATATCGATGGTAACTTCTCTTACACTATTCCATCAGGACAAACACATAAACTTTCTTTTGGTATAAAAGGAGGAGGAAGAGTACTTAACATAGACTGGTCAAAAGGAAGTCACAAAGATCCCGATGTACAGTTTCGCGAAAACATCACCAACAAATTCCTTCCTGTTGTGGGAGCAGGTTTGTACTGGCACGGCGAAAGAGATTACATTGGATTATCTATTCCTAATTTCATAACCAAAGAGCGTTACAATTATGATGATATTGCAGACGATCTGGTTAACGAACGCATGCACCTTTATCTAATTGGAGGCATTGTATTTGATCTTTCAGCTCATACAAAATTTAAACCGGCTATGATGCTCAAATATGTGGCAGGAGCACCTTTAATTGCTGATTTTTCAGCCAATTTCATGTTCAACAATTGTTTTACTCTTGGTGCATCCTACCGTACATCAGATTCTGTAAGTGCATTGGCTTCATTACAAATTTCACCACAATTTTTGGTGGGATATGCATATGATTATACCACAACAGAATTACAGAACTATAACAGTGGTACACACGAAATCGTACTTCGCTTTGAATTAGTATCGCGCAAAAAAGGCCTAAAATCACCAAGATTCTTTTAA
- a CDS encoding OmpA family protein, translated as MKRRITILILLTIQLVYSQTKNKAADALFDKMYYIDAAKSYEMSIKNGDTSKEVLQRIGDAYYFNTQMENASKWYSKLVAEYPDQVSSEYYFRYAQSLQGIQNYELAKKWMVNFSAKKKSTDSRAQNFSLKTVTLEDIERIKPQFILENLEINSAYSDFGPMFYKGNLVYSTTSDSSYVKTAKYGWNDQPYLNLQLGQISPTQTNVSFKERFAKEITTQYHEACVAFSPDEKTIYFTRNNYNGKLKRDTKGVNNLKIYSAKATENSNGTVKWENVKELPFNSDNYSVGQPSISKDGKKLYFVSDMPGTIGSTDLFVVDILGEDQYSNPKNLGEKVNTSGREMFPFITDQALYFASDGFLGLGGLDVFESRLNDGAFDVPSNLGAPLNSNMDDFGYIVNEETNKGFVCSNRKTGKGDDDIYSFERTCVQSIDGYIFDAVSNNKIPGAIVTLKNNSNQKIEETVSKIDGKFEFSEPINCNTSYTIEAVKDNFHTVSKAVTTASFSGITQVPIGLDPALIERKDGLLKIKIGIILFDLNKSDIRYDAAIELNKIVLLMTQYSTITIKIESHTDSRANDQYNLELSDRRAKATRDYIISQGIAPERIESAIGYGETQLLNNCSNGVPCTEAQHQMNRRSEFIITKMQ; from the coding sequence ATGAAAAGAAGAATTACTATACTCATACTGCTGACTATACAACTGGTATATTCTCAGACAAAAAACAAAGCTGCAGACGCTTTGTTTGATAAAATGTACTACATCGATGCGGCAAAATCCTATGAGATGTCGATAAAAAATGGTGATACCTCCAAAGAAGTTTTGCAGCGTATTGGCGATGCTTATTACTTTAATACACAAATGGAAAATGCCAGTAAATGGTACAGCAAACTGGTTGCAGAATATCCCGATCAGGTTTCCTCAGAATATTATTTCCGATATGCACAGTCCTTACAGGGAATTCAAAACTATGAACTGGCAAAAAAATGGATGGTTAACTTTTCCGCGAAAAAAAAATCTACTGATTCCCGTGCTCAGAATTTTTCTTTAAAAACAGTAACACTGGAAGATATCGAAAGGATTAAACCGCAATTTATACTGGAAAACCTGGAAATAAACTCGGCTTATTCTGATTTTGGACCAATGTTTTACAAGGGCAATCTGGTATACTCTACTACATCTGATTCTTCTTATGTAAAAACAGCAAAGTATGGATGGAACGATCAGCCGTATCTAAATTTGCAACTCGGACAAATAAGTCCAACGCAAACCAATGTTTCTTTTAAAGAGCGTTTTGCTAAAGAAATCACCACACAATATCACGAAGCCTGTGTCGCATTTTCACCAGACGAAAAAACGATTTATTTTACCCGAAATAATTACAACGGGAAACTAAAAAGAGATACGAAAGGCGTTAATAACTTAAAAATCTATTCGGCTAAAGCAACAGAAAACAGTAACGGAACTGTAAAATGGGAAAATGTAAAAGAACTTCCCTTCAACAGCGATAATTATTCTGTCGGACAACCTTCTATAAGTAAAGACGGGAAAAAGTTATACTTTGTTTCAGATATGCCAGGAACTATTGGTTCTACAGATCTTTTTGTCGTAGATATTCTGGGTGAAGACCAATACTCAAATCCTAAAAATCTGGGCGAAAAAGTAAATACCAGCGGGCGCGAAATGTTTCCTTTTATCACAGATCAGGCTTTGTATTTTGCTTCTGACGGATTTCTTGGCCTTGGCGGACTTGATGTTTTTGAAAGTCGGTTAAATGATGGTGCTTTTGATGTTCCTTCTAATCTTGGCGCTCCATTAAACAGTAATATGGATGATTTTGGTTATATCGTAAACGAAGAAACCAATAAAGGCTTTGTCTGTTCAAACAGAAAAACCGGAAAAGGCGACGATGATATTTATTCTTTTGAAAGAACCTGTGTTCAGTCAATTGACGGGTATATATTTGATGCTGTTTCAAACAACAAAATTCCAGGTGCCATTGTAACGCTTAAAAACAATTCGAATCAAAAAATAGAAGAAACCGTTTCTAAAATTGATGGAAAATTTGAATTTAGTGAGCCTATAAATTGTAATACCTCCTATACCATTGAAGCAGTTAAAGATAATTTCCATACGGTTTCAAAAGCAGTTACAACTGCGTCATTTTCCGGAATAACCCAAGTTCCTATCGGACTTGACCCTGCCCTAATTGAGCGTAAAGATGGGCTCTTAAAAATTAAAATCGGAATCATATTATTTGATCTCAACAAATCAGATATTCGTTATGATGCTGCTATAGAACTAAATAAAATAGTTTTATTAATGACACAATACAGCACCATCACCATTAAAATCGAATCACATACCGATTCAAGAGCAAATGATCAGTATAATCTCGAATTATCTGATCGAAGAGCCAAAGCAACCAGAGATTATATCATTTCTCAGGGAATTGCTCCTGAACGAATTGAAAGCGCAATAGGTTATGGAGAAACTCAACTGCTTAACAACTGCTCAAATGGTGTACCTTGTACGGAGGCACAACACCAAATGAACCGACGAAGCGAATTTATCATTACCAAGATGCAGTAA
- a CDS encoding glycoside hydrolase family 130 protein has protein sequence MRVSVIRKNIKLTPDSRRVVARYFMNGDERTQQMVGRIMLLDEKQVLETLEQTLREFARRHRNISSVFLKHCEKIKPLIVAMQIDYDAMSLNRKLLIGSYCTMEYAIESAAIFNPSIVEDFDQSGLGAGEKRVILSFRATGEGHISSIVFRRGILDKNNDLQIMKIGNQIDKAEVEHKTLFNKERFLTKLCEMHTADKYIDQIMQNLPDEFEFVALKNIVNTALTDPSMRQERRTALEEIIWLANSFYDLQFNHDSDITERVIFPISDSESRGIEDARFVRFTDDDNSTRVMATYTAYNGHAILPKLISTEDFYTFRVMPLHGTGAQNKNLALFPRKIKGKYAMLSRIDGVNNYIMYSDRVTQWNTPILLQEPKYPWEFTQLGNCGSPLWTEEGWLVITHGVGTMRRYCIGASLFDLDDPSKEIGRLDEPLLSPLEDEREGYVPNVVYSCGAIIHNNSLVLPYAVSDYSSTYAVVDMTELLEALKKSK, from the coding sequence ATGCGAGTATCCGTAATCCGAAAAAATATAAAACTTACCCCAGATTCCAGAAGAGTTGTTGCCAGATACTTTATGAATGGCGATGAACGAACCCAACAAATGGTAGGTCGTATTATGTTACTGGATGAAAAACAGGTATTAGAAACTTTAGAACAAACCCTTCGCGAATTTGCCAGACGCCATCGCAATATTTCTTCTGTTTTTCTTAAGCATTGCGAAAAAATAAAACCATTAATTGTTGCTATGCAAATTGATTATGATGCGATGTCTCTTAATCGAAAATTACTCATAGGTTCTTATTGCACAATGGAGTATGCTATAGAATCCGCAGCTATTTTTAATCCTTCAATAGTAGAAGACTTTGATCAGTCGGGACTTGGAGCCGGAGAAAAAAGAGTCATATTGTCTTTTCGGGCCACAGGAGAAGGTCATATTTCATCCATCGTTTTTAGAAGAGGAATACTAGACAAGAATAATGATTTGCAAATAATGAAAATTGGAAATCAGATTGATAAAGCCGAAGTTGAACACAAAACCTTATTCAATAAAGAACGTTTTTTGACGAAGTTGTGCGAAATGCATACAGCAGACAAATATATCGACCAGATTATGCAGAATCTCCCGGATGAATTTGAATTTGTTGCCCTAAAAAATATTGTAAATACAGCGCTCACAGATCCTTCGATGCGTCAGGAAAGAAGAACTGCACTCGAAGAAATAATCTGGCTGGCCAACTCCTTTTATGACCTACAATTTAATCATGATTCTGATATAACAGAACGCGTTATATTTCCAATATCCGATTCTGAAAGCCGTGGTATAGAAGATGCCCGTTTCGTTCGTTTTACTGATGATGATAATTCTACCCGCGTAATGGCTACTTATACGGCTTACAACGGTCATGCCATATTACCAAAACTTATTTCTACCGAAGATTTTTATACCTTCAGAGTAATGCCTTTACATGGTACGGGCGCACAAAATAAGAATCTCGCATTATTTCCAAGAAAAATAAAAGGCAAATATGCCATGTTATCCCGAATTGACGGTGTAAACAATTACATTATGTACTCTGACCGTGTCACACAATGGAATACTCCAATTTTGCTGCAGGAACCTAAATATCCATGGGAATTCACACAATTAGGAAACTGTGGATCGCCACTCTGGACAGAAGAAGGCTGGCTTGTAATTACCCACGGTGTAGGCACAATGAGACGTTATTGCATTGGAGCATCATTATTTGATCTCGATGATCCGTCAAAAGAAATTGGAAGACTTGATGAGCCCTTGCTTTCCCCATTAGAAGATGAACGCGAAGGTTATGTACCAAATGTAGTTTATTCCTGTGGTGCCATTATTCATAACAACAGTCTCGTCCTGCCATATGCCGTATCTGACTACTCCTCTACTTATGCCGTAGTCGATATGACCGAACTTCTGGAAGCACTCAAAAAAAGCAAATAA
- the metQ gene encoding methionine ABC transporter substrate-binding lipoprotein MetQ, with the protein MKRNVFKVAGIIALSLIVVNCGKGKTNDPHHIKVGVAAGPELKVAEAAKKVAKEKFGLEVELVSFNDYVIPNEALSQGDIDANAFQHKPYMDEQSKQRGYKLAIIGKTFVYPIAGYSKKIKSLSELKNESTIIIPNDPTNGGRSLLLLEKNGLLKLKAGVGLLPKVTDIVSNPKNLKILELEAPQLPRALDDANVSIAIINNTFASQAGLVPSRDALFVEDKDSPYVNLVVSREDNKNEEKVKQFLQAFQSAEVEQAAEREFKGGAVKGW; encoded by the coding sequence ATGAAACGAAATGTTTTTAAAGTAGCGGGAATTATAGCTTTATCGCTTATTGTCGTTAATTGTGGAAAGGGTAAAACTAATGATCCGCACCATATAAAAGTAGGGGTTGCGGCTGGGCCGGAATTAAAAGTTGCAGAGGCGGCAAAAAAAGTAGCAAAGGAAAAATTTGGATTGGAAGTTGAATTGGTTTCTTTCAATGATTATGTAATTCCGAATGAAGCATTGAGTCAGGGCGATATTGATGCGAATGCTTTTCAGCATAAACCATACATGGATGAACAATCTAAACAACGTGGTTATAAGTTGGCAATTATAGGTAAAACGTTTGTTTATCCAATCGCGGGTTATTCGAAAAAGATAAAAAGTCTTTCTGAATTGAAAAATGAAAGCACGATTATTATTCCAAATGATCCAACAAATGGCGGACGCTCGTTATTGCTTTTAGAGAAAAATGGTTTATTGAAATTGAAAGCCGGAGTAGGTTTATTGCCTAAAGTAACAGATATTGTAAGTAATCCTAAGAATCTAAAAATATTAGAATTAGAAGCACCTCAATTGCCTCGTGCGCTTGATGATGCTAATGTTTCAATTGCGATTATCAATAATACGTTTGCTTCTCAGGCCGGATTGGTTCCTTCGCGTGATGCTTTGTTTGTAGAAGATAAAGATTCGCCTTATGTAAATTTGGTCGTAAGCCGTGAAGACAATAAAAATGAAGAGAAAGTAAAGCAGTTTCTGCAGGCTTTTCAATCTGCTGAAGTAGAGCAGGCTGCAGAACGCGAATTTAAAGGCGGAGCTGTAAAAGGCTGGTAA
- the metI gene encoding methionine ABC transporter permease MetI, protein MSDSIIDLLLKGTWETIVMTFVSGFFGFLIGLPTGILLFLTRKNQILEQAVLNRTLSVLVNVFRSIPFIILIVWMIPFTRAIVGTSIGVSAALVPLSIGAAPFIARLVENSLLGLPSGLIEAARALGATPFQIVYKVLLPEALPSLINAASITLITLVGYSAMGGAVGAGGLGQVGYQYGYIGYDAVTMNSVLGLLVVLVFLIQFAGDALSKYFDHR, encoded by the coding sequence ATGTCTGATTCGATTATAGATTTATTGTTAAAAGGAACATGGGAAACCATTGTTATGACTTTTGTATCGGGCTTTTTTGGTTTTTTAATTGGTCTTCCAACAGGAATCTTACTTTTCCTTACCAGAAAGAATCAAATACTAGAGCAAGCAGTTTTAAACAGAACTTTATCTGTATTGGTAAATGTTTTTCGTTCGATTCCATTCATTATTTTAATCGTTTGGATGATTCCTTTTACACGTGCCATCGTTGGAACTTCAATTGGTGTTAGTGCAGCTTTAGTTCCATTAAGTATTGGAGCTGCGCCGTTTATTGCCCGTTTGGTAGAAAACAGTTTGTTAGGTCTGCCTTCAGGATTGATTGAAGCCGCAAGAGCTTTGGGTGCAACGCCTTTTCAAATTGTATACAAAGTATTGCTTCCGGAGGCTTTACCATCGCTAATTAATGCTGCTTCAATTACGTTAATCACGCTTGTAGGTTATTCTGCTATGGGTGGAGCTGTTGGAGCCGGAGGTTTAGGACAAGTGGGATATCAATACGGATATATTGGTTATGATGCCGTAACAATGAATTCTGTTTTAGGTTTGCTGGTTGTTTTGGTATTCCTGATTCAGTTTGCGGGAGATGCTTTGTCGAAATACTTTGATCATAGGTAG
- the metN gene encoding methionine ABC transporter ATP-binding protein MetN, producing MIELKNVTKTFHQKDRIVAALSDVSLRVPPGKIFGVIGTSGAGKSTLIRCVNLLERPTSGEIIVDGKALMQLSNAELAIERRQIGMIFQHFNLLSSRTVFQNVAFPLELAGTPKAEIKSRVLELLQLVGLAEKANDYPASLSGGQKQRVAIARTLANNPKVLLCDEATSALDPATTRSILNLLKDINKRLNITVLLITHQMEVVKSICDEVAVISHGKLIEQGSVGEIFADPKHELTKEFISSSLHIDVPTVYLERLQKEDNGNLNPLLKLEMTGKSVNEPVISEVSRLFDTDFKIVSAQMDQAGEVNFGVMLIELSGKRENYAAAIQYFNSKHIKTEIIGYV from the coding sequence ATGATTGAATTAAAGAATGTTACTAAAACTTTTCATCAGAAAGACAGAATTGTTGCTGCTTTATCTGATGTCTCGCTTAGAGTTCCTCCGGGAAAAATTTTTGGTGTTATCGGAACTTCGGGTGCGGGAAAAAGTACTTTAATCCGTTGTGTCAATTTGTTGGAAAGACCCACTTCGGGAGAAATTATTGTAGATGGTAAGGCGTTAATGCAATTATCAAATGCAGAACTGGCAATTGAAAGAAGACAAATCGGAATGATTTTTCAGCATTTTAATCTGCTTTCTTCCCGAACAGTTTTCCAGAATGTTGCTTTTCCGCTAGAATTAGCCGGAACTCCAAAAGCAGAGATCAAGAGCAGAGTTTTAGAATTATTGCAATTGGTAGGTTTGGCCGAAAAAGCCAATGACTATCCGGCAAGTCTTTCGGGTGGTCAGAAACAAAGAGTGGCAATTGCCAGGACTTTGGCCAATAATCCAAAAGTACTATTATGTGATGAAGCTACAAGTGCACTGGATCCGGCTACTACACGATCTATATTGAATTTATTGAAAGATATTAATAAACGTCTTAATATCACCGTTTTATTAATTACCCATCAGATGGAGGTGGTAAAATCAATTTGTGATGAAGTTGCAGTAATTAGTCATGGAAAATTAATAGAGCAGGGAAGTGTTGGTGAAATTTTTGCCGATCCAAAACATGAATTAACCAAAGAGTTTATTTCTTCTTCTTTGCATATTGATGTACCAACAGTTTATCTGGAAAGATTGCAAAAGGAAGATAATGGAAATCTGAACCCGTTATTGAAACTGGAAATGACAGGAAAATCGGTGAATGAGCCTGTAATTTCGGAAGTTTCAAGACTTTTTGATACAGATTTCAAAATTGTGAGTGCGCAAATGGATCAGGCTGGCGAAGTTAATTTTGGTGTAATGCTGATTGAGTTATCAGGTAAGCGTGAAAATTATGCCGCTGCGATTCAATATTTTAATTCAAAACATATTAAAACAGAAATTATAGGTTATGTCTGA
- a CDS encoding GNAT family N-acetyltransferase — MNFRNATISDLAVINEIENLCFSPNEAASLETLAKRLQVFPQHFWLIEDHNNTIGFINGMVTDNRTIVDEMFKDPDLHHENEKWQSVFGLAISPDFQKQGYAGELIKHLIAKSKMQNRQGITLTCKGYLVAYYEKFGFTNLGISASVHGGEVWHDMVIEF, encoded by the coding sequence ATGAACTTCAGAAATGCAACAATAAGTGATTTAGCGGTAATTAATGAAATTGAAAATCTCTGTTTTTCACCAAATGAAGCAGCTTCCTTAGAAACTCTGGCAAAACGATTACAGGTTTTTCCGCAACATTTTTGGCTAATTGAAGATCATAACAATACCATTGGTTTTATAAACGGAATGGTTACAGACAATCGCACCATTGTTGATGAAATGTTTAAAGATCCGGATTTACATCATGAAAACGAAAAATGGCAGTCCGTCTTTGGACTAGCCATTTCTCCTGATTTTCAAAAACAGGGTTATGCCGGCGAGCTGATAAAGCATTTGATTGCAAAATCTAAAATGCAGAACCGTCAGGGCATCACACTTACCTGCAAAGGATATTTAGTTGCGTATTACGAAAAATTTGGTTTTACCAATCTAGGCATTTCAGCTTCAGTTCATGGCGGAGAAGTATGGCATGACATGGTAATTGAGTTCTAG
- a CDS encoding PQQ-dependent sugar dehydrogenase translates to MKNLTCLTVITTTLFAFNSCSNDKNNVPADPGTSTDPVETNAPNSAYKPAFTGQTRINGVKTNTEYQSVIVTSSLSNPWGVKSLPDGRLLITEKAGQMRIVTTAGVVSSPITGIPAVNPGGQGGLLGLCLDPDFVSNRMIYWVFAEASTGGNNTAVAKGRLSNDEKTIEGATVIYRAKPANPSELHYGGRILFDKTGNLIVSTGERSVLETRPLAQSVSAGLGKVIRITKEGQAAAGNPVFTQAGALPELYSIGHRNPQGLALSASGEIWESEHGPRGGDEINRLQAGLNYGWPTITYGIEYSGEKVGAGIQQQSGMEQPVYYWDPVVSPSGMTFYTGNRVPEWENNLFIGALSGMHIVRLAISNNKVIGEERLLASENQRFRDITQGIDGALYAVTDGGRLYKIDKK, encoded by the coding sequence ATGAAAAATTTAACCTGCCTTACAGTAATTACTACAACTTTATTTGCATTTAATAGTTGTTCAAATGATAAAAATAATGTGCCGGCAGATCCGGGAACAAGCACAGATCCCGTAGAAACCAATGCGCCAAATTCGGCTTACAAGCCAGCATTTACAGGACAAACCCGTATAAATGGTGTTAAAACCAATACAGAATATCAGTCTGTTATAGTGACAAGCAGTTTATCAAATCCCTGGGGAGTAAAAAGTCTGCCTGATGGAAGGCTTTTGATAACCGAAAAAGCCGGACAAATGCGTATTGTTACTACTGCGGGTGTTGTGAGCAGTCCTATTACGGGAATTCCTGCTGTAAATCCTGGTGGTCAGGGCGGATTATTGGGTTTATGCCTTGATCCTGATTTTGTTTCCAACAGAATGATTTACTGGGTTTTTGCAGAAGCCTCTACTGGCGGAAATAATACCGCTGTTGCGAAAGGAAGGCTTTCAAACGATGAAAAAACAATTGAAGGGGCGACAGTAATCTATCGTGCAAAACCGGCTAATCCGAGCGAATTGCATTATGGTGGACGTATTCTTTTTGATAAAACCGGAAATCTTATTGTAAGTACCGGAGAGCGATCTGTATTAGAAACAAGACCATTGGCACAATCAGTTTCAGCAGGGCTTGGTAAAGTAATCAGAATTACCAAAGAAGGGCAGGCTGCTGCGGGAAATCCCGTATTTACTCAGGCAGGAGCTTTGCCGGAGTTGTATAGTATCGGGCACAGAAATCCACAAGGATTGGCACTTTCTGCTTCGGGTGAAATCTGGGAAAGCGAACACGGACCTCGCGGAGGTGATGAAATCAATCGTTTGCAAGCCGGATTAAATTACGGTTGGCCAACGATTACGTACGGAATTGAATATAGTGGGGAGAAAGTAGGGGCAGGAATTCAGCAACAAAGCGGTATGGAGCAGCCAGTGTATTACTGGGATCCTGTAGTTTCACCAAGCGGAATGACTTTTTATACGGGTAACCGCGTTCCGGAGTGGGAAAACAACTTGTTTATTGGCGCTTTGAGCGGAATGCATATTGTACGTCTGGCGATCTCGAATAACAAAGTGATTGGCGAAGAAAGACTGCTTGCATCAGAAAATCAAAGATTCAGAGATATTACTCAGGGAATTGACGGAGCTCTGTATGCCGTTACAGATGGGGGCCGACTTTATAAAATTGATAAAAAATAA
- a CDS encoding DUF5661 family protein, with protein sequence MGTKSGAYQDVYIKREDEMVSLKNDVTDFCEKYIKPVHPKNWDWGTRDFEKPENDPTNEEARAIANVVYKDLMGSKQTDVNLSTMDNVEAIKAYLNPKSKHEKFNTEEFAFALKVELEHGRIKDVNVTNNHPFLTAMIALAHMTESLTYYKRLKVMEAEGEIYEIMRKIENSKTGKEEWYKELGKAEMELSEARTGLIERLQRMDDIPTLEKIGD encoded by the coding sequence ATGGGAACAAAAAGTGGTGCTTATCAGGATGTTTACATCAAAAGAGAGGACGAAATGGTAAGCTTGAAAAACGATGTGACAGATTTTTGCGAAAAATACATAAAGCCTGTGCATCCTAAAAACTGGGATTGGGGAACGCGTGATTTCGAAAAACCTGAAAACGATCCAACAAACGAAGAGGCCAGGGCTATTGCTAATGTGGTTTATAAAGATTTAATGGGCAGTAAACAAACCGATGTTAATTTGTCTACAATGGACAATGTTGAAGCTATTAAAGCCTATTTAAATCCTAAGAGCAAGCATGAAAAGTTTAATACTGAAGAATTTGCATTTGCTCTAAAGGTAGAACTCGAACACGGAAGAATAAAAGATGTAAATGTAACCAACAATCATCCGTTCCTGACCGCTATGATTGCTTTGGCGCATATGACGGAAAGTCTCACGTACTACAAACGTCTAAAAGTAATGGAAGCCGAAGGTGAGATCTATGAAATCATGCGCAAAATCGAAAATTCGAAAACCGGAAAAGAAGAATGGTATAAAGAGCTGGGCAAAGCCGAAATGGAATTAAGCGAAGCCAGAACAGGATTGATAGAACGTTTGCAAAGAATGGATGACATACCAACTCTTGAAAAAATTGGAGACTAG
- a CDS encoding DUF1328 domain-containing protein has product MLRWTVIFIILAIVAGIFGFGGIAAGAASIAKILFFIFLVLFIISLISGRRSV; this is encoded by the coding sequence ATGTTACGTTGGACAGTCATATTTATTATTCTGGCAATAGTTGCGGGAATATTTGGTTTTGGCGGAATTGCTGCCGGAGCCGCTAGTATAGCAAAAATTCTATTTTTTATATTCTTAGTGTTATTTATCATTTCGCTTATCAGTGGCAGACGAAGTGTATAA
- a CDS encoding DNA topoisomerase IB → MPGKIAQEKMMNQLIKSPQLVLEKLDLVYISNQKLPIERLQEKEGFVYRKNGRFIKQKSELKRFNSLVLPPAWVNVRISDLANGHLQAVGLDIKNRKQYRYHPKWNQIRNQTKFYKIAEFGQKLPSIRKCVDQDLEEMEWSKNKVIALVIRLMEETHIRIGNEKYAKDNKSYGLSTLRKRHININKNSLRFEFIGKKGKQHTITTRNRQLIKLVSRCEEIPGWEVFKYYDSNGEKKVLDSHMVNEYLHNISGEYFSAKDFRTWAASIVFFENLMEMGITTDEKEIKKNILTAYDATAEALGNTRNVCKNYYVHPLLVSTYEDGSIKQYFDKAKKNRSTKKYFSRSETAFAELIENYQVNLL, encoded by the coding sequence ATGCCAGGAAAAATCGCTCAGGAAAAAATGATGAATCAATTAATCAAGTCACCACAATTGGTACTGGAGAAATTAGATTTGGTCTATATCAGCAATCAGAAATTGCCTATTGAGCGATTGCAGGAAAAAGAAGGATTTGTATATAGAAAGAATGGCCGTTTCATCAAACAGAAAAGCGAATTGAAACGCTTTAATAGTTTGGTTTTGCCGCCGGCCTGGGTAAATGTCAGGATTTCAGATTTGGCCAACGGACATTTGCAGGCAGTTGGTTTAGATATTAAAAACAGGAAACAATATCGCTACCATCCAAAGTGGAATCAAATACGGAATCAGACAAAATTCTATAAAATCGCCGAATTTGGACAAAAACTACCTTCGATAAGGAAATGTGTCGATCAGGATTTAGAAGAGATGGAGTGGTCTAAAAATAAGGTTATAGCGCTTGTTATTCGATTGATGGAGGAAACGCATATCAGAATTGGAAATGAAAAGTATGCCAAAGACAATAAATCGTACGGACTTTCGACTTTGCGCAAGCGGCATATTAACATTAATAAAAACTCGCTAAGGTTTGAGTTTATTGGTAAAAAAGGAAAACAGCATACGATTACGACCCGAAACAGGCAATTAATAAAACTGGTAAGCCGTTGTGAAGAAATTCCGGGTTGGGAAGTTTTTAAGTATTATGATTCCAATGGCGAAAAGAAAGTACTAGACAGTCATATGGTCAATGAATATTTGCATAACATTTCCGGAGAATACTTCAGTGCCAAAGATTTTAGAACCTGGGCGGCTTCGATTGTATTTTTTGAAAACCTAATGGAAATGGGAATAACTACTGACGAAAAAGAAATTAAAAAGAATATTCTAACTGCATATGATGCAACTGCTGAGGCACTGGGGAATACAAGAAATGTCTGCAAAAATTATTACGTTCATCCTTTACTGGTTTCAACTTACGAAGATGGTTCGATTAAGCAGTATTTTGATAAAGCAAAAAAAAACCGAAGCACCAAAAAGTATTTTTCAAGATCAGAAACTGCTTTTGCAGAGTTGATCGAGAATTATCAGGTCAACTTATTGTAA